The following is a genomic window from Amycolatopsis sp. BJA-103.
GCATACATTGGACTACCAGGGACAACCCTGCCTCTGTTGGTGCTGTCCGCCACGCAAGAGGAACATCGCGACCGTGTGATCCCGCGGCAGTCTCATCGAGACAGATTGGTGGTAGCGCGCGGACTTCTCGCCGAGCTCATCCTGAGTGGCGCGGTGAGCGTCCGCGGCGGACGGGTCGACATTCTCGACAGTGTGACGGTTGAGGAGCTGGCCGCGCCGTGCGGGCGCGCTGTCCTCACGATCCTGTCCCGAGATCTCACGGTCGACGACATACTCGCTGAAATCGAGAGTCCGGCGCACAGGGTTGCCTGGACGGCTCTGCAGCGGAAGCGTGCCGCACGCAAAAGTCTTTTCCGTGGCTGGAAACTGACGGATCCGGAGTTCACGTTCTTCTGGAGTCGCATGCTCGCCTCCGCTCACCAGAACCGCGACACCGTAGACGACCGGCCCGCGGCGCTCTGGACGATTCTTGACCAGGCCGGGTTGCATCGCGATCAGCTGCACTCGCCGGGTTTGCAACCGCGCAGCGCCTGCCCGGACTCGCTGAGCGGACTTCTCCAGCGCGGCGACCCGCCCCACCGCTAGGCGCCGTCCCGACGGCACCTGCAGCGCTGACACACCGCCCCGCTCGTCCCCCCTTTCCTCGCCTGGCCGTGTCCGGTCCGGCGTTCGTTTGTCGATCCCGGAGAATCCCGATGAGACCGTCTCTGCTGCGTCACAAGCACGTTCGTATCGGTACTCGCGCTCTGCTCGGTGCCGCTCTTCTCTCCGTCACGGCCGGTTGTGGGCTGCTCGGCGGCGACGAGCCCGCTCCCGGCCCGGGTATTCCGGTCAGGGTCGCCGCGCTGGCGCTGGCGGATGTGGCGCCGCTGCATATCGCGATCGACCACGGCCTGTTCGCTCAGCGGGGCGTCGCGGTCACGCTGGTGCCGGCCTCGAGCGGGCAGAACGCGCTCTTCAAACTCGAAAGCGGCGACGCCGATATCGCCTACGCCGGTGACATCGCGTTCGTCAACGCCGTCAAGGGCGGTGTCCCGCTGAAGGTCGTCGCCGAGGCCACGGTCGCCGGCGAGCGGACCATGAGGGTCCTCGCCCGCCCGGACGGGTCGGTCCCGGACCTGGCGGGAAAGAAGCTCGGCCGCAACGCCGAAGGTGGCGTGAGTGACACGCTGACCAAGTCGCTGATGACCGACCACGGTGCCGACCCGACGTCGGTGACCTGGGCCAACCTGGAATTCGGGGCCATGGCCGGCGCGGTGCTGCGTGGCGACATCGAGGCCGCGTTGTTCCCGGAACCGTTCGCGACCGCGGCCGAGAAACAAGGGCTACACCCGATCGCCGACCCGGCGACCGGCTCCGCGAAAAACTTCCCGATCGGGCTGTACGGCGCCACCGCGGACTTCGCCGCCGCCAATCCGGCGGCGATCGCGAGCTTCCAGCGGGCCATGCGCGACGCGGCGGCAGCAGCCGGGAACCGGGAACTAGTGGAGGCCACCGCGGTCAAGCACCTGAAAGGGATCGACGCCGACACCGCCGCCCTGATGGAGCTCCCGGTGTACCGCAGCGACCCGGTC
Proteins encoded in this region:
- a CDS encoding ABC transporter substrate-binding protein, encoding MRPSLLRHKHVRIGTRALLGAALLSVTAGCGLLGGDEPAPGPGIPVRVAALALADVAPLHIAIDHGLFAQRGVAVTLVPASSGQNALFKLESGDADIAYAGDIAFVNAVKGGVPLKVVAEATVAGERTMRVLARPDGSVPDLAGKKLGRNAEGGVSDTLTKSLMTDHGADPTSVTWANLEFGAMAGAVLRGDIEAALFPEPFATAAEKQGLHPIADPATGSAKNFPIGLYGATADFAAANPAAIASFQRAMRDAAAAAGNRELVEATAVKHLKGIDADTAALMELPVYRSDPVMTELQRVPDLMQRYGLIDKPLQMSELIIPPPPPGT